AATGCTTTACCGCCCAGAATATATTTTATCGCCGCTGGGAAGGGGGCTTGCCCACCTCGCCCACCTGCAATGCCGGCTGTTTAGGCTGTATCTCTAAACAGCCGGCAGAATGTTGTCCCTCTCCCCAGGGTCGGATAGAATTTCAGCCCACGCTGGAGGAACTGGTGCAGGTGGCAGCCTACCACTTGGAGCAGGCGCCGGAAGCCATTATCAGCTTTGGCCAAGGCTGCGAAGGGGAACCGTCTTTGGCGGTGGACATAATTGCCCCTGGCATTAAAGCGGTGCGGGCCCAAACAACCAAAGGCACCATTAACATCAATTCTAACGCCGGCTACACTGAGGGCCTGAAGAAAATTATCGATGCCGGCTTAGATTCCATCAGAGTAAGCACCATCAGTGCCAGTGAACAAATTTACAACGCCTACTATCAACCGAAAAACTATAGCCTAGCTAACGTCAAAGACAGTATAAAATATGCCAAAGCAAAAGATGTCTTTGTGTCATTAAACCTACTGACGCTGCCGGGCCTAAACGACCGGGTCAGTGAAACGGAAAGGTTAATAGCGTTCATCAAAGAAACTGGAGTAGACATGGTGCAAATCAGAAACCTAAACATCGACCCAGATTACCTGATGAACAAACTGCCCAAAACAAACGAAGAATTTCTAGGCATCCCGGCATTTATCGAGACGCTGAAAGAGGAGTTGCCCAACGTGCAAATCGGCAACTACAGCAAACCGATAAGGAGATAAGACAAATATATGCTTATCTGCAAAAGAATCTTTGCAGTTGTAGGTAAACTATGCTATAATACTCTAGTGTGTAAACTAACGCGTAAAACTG
This is a stretch of genomic DNA from Peptococcaceae bacterium 1198_IL3148. It encodes these proteins:
- a CDS encoding radical SAM protein; protein product: MYKLLFADQHGQFYDYQLHAVGRAGDRFVEIIDEDVIPLPAGAGLVLVPGGHPIGMTKGGEFKLLRQDPYQQGPAYAVGATLPQGYTRTLLPAYQRQQDQPLPLLGYAAVVAKGEQLYVAAQKTDELTKWDPEHYNTADLPQLVEKRQAVHPQNRLLTHLAHCALSYQCFTAQNIFYRRWEGGLPTSPTCNAGCLGCISKQPAECCPSPQGRIEFQPTLEELVQVAAYHLEQAPEAIISFGQGCEGEPSLAVDIIAPGIKAVRAQTTKGTININSNAGYTEGLKKIIDAGLDSIRVSTISASEQIYNAYYQPKNYSLANVKDSIKYAKAKDVFVSLNLLTLPGLNDRVSETERLIAFIKETGVDMVQIRNLNIDPDYLMNKLPKTNEEFLGIPAFIETLKEELPNVQIGNYSKPIRR